A genome region from Hevea brasiliensis isolate MT/VB/25A 57/8 chromosome 7, ASM3005281v1, whole genome shotgun sequence includes the following:
- the LOC110651116 gene encoding dihydrofolate reductase isoform X3, with protein MGSSPTAFGVARGVLVGSLAGFQSLHFGPFVSNSQLSIRRLSSTKPLLEQHRQTKLVMQNEIQYKPRILCLHGFRTSASILQKLIARWPETVLQKLDLHFLDGPFPAQGKSDVEGIFDPPYYEWYQSNQDFTEYRNFEECVAYMEDYMINHGPFDGLLGFSQGAFLSAAVPSMQAQGVAFTRVPKIKFLVIISGSKFGGYKFGQPKLAANAFSSPIECPSLHIIDKYLQIH; from the exons ATGGGATCGAGTCCGACTGCGTTTGGCGTTGCAAGGGGCGTTTTAGTGGGTTCGCTGGCAGGATTTCAGTCGCTTCATTTTGGCCCTTTTGTCTCCAACAGTCAACTCAGTATCAGGAGATTATCCTCCACCAAACCACTACTGGAGCAGCACAGACAAACTAAACTAGTGATGCAAAACGAAATCCAATACAAACCCAGAATTCTGTGCCTCCATGGCTTCAGGACCAGtgcttcaatcctgcaaaaattGATAGCTAGATGGCCTGAAACTGTGCTTCAAAAGCTCGACCTTCATTTCCTTGATGGCCCATTTCCTGCCCAAGGAAAATCTGATGTTGAAGGCATTTTTGATCCTCCTTACTatgagtggtatcagagcaatcag GACTTCACAGAGTACAGAAATTTTGAAGAATGTGTTGCTTATATGGAAGATTATATGATAAATCATGGTCCTTTTGACGGTTTGCTTGGCTTCTCCCAG GGAGCATTTCTATCAGCTGCTGTGCCCAGCATGCAAGCACAG GGAGTAGCTTTTACAAGGGTACCAAAGATAAAGTTTCTggtcataatttctgggtctaaGTTTGGAGGGTATAAGTTTGGCCAACCCAAGCTTGCTGCTAATGCATTTTCATCTCCCATTGAGTGTCCTTCTCTCCACATTATAG ACAAATATCTTCAAATTCATTAA
- the LOC110651118 gene encoding GLABRA2 expression modulator — translation MEQQSKADTDSTGQEDPKPKSVPNTNTGDNHLRHAPNGDANEGSVATGSDYETLVQSGGDQLQAPSLTGSVRKSVHWSPELVSESHASRNNNSNDHVYFDGSNPYVSSSPAQSSSSFSFKDTMGTVRDVLGIWGRKMGEASRKVEDLAGNTWQHLKTAPSFADAALGRIAQGTKVLAEGGYEKIFRQTFETVPEELLQNSYACYLSTSAGPVMGILYISTAKLAFCSDSPLSYKSGGQTEWSYYKVVIPLHQLKAVNPSSSRSNSAEKYIQIISVDNHEFWFMGFLNYDGAVRYLQDALQSHNLQSV, via the exons ATGGAGCAACAGTCCAAGGCGGACACGGATTCCACGGGCCAGGAGGATCCGAAGCCGAAATCCGTACCCAATACGAATACCGGAGATAATCATCTTCGTCATGCACCAAATGGAGACGCGAATGAGGGCAGCGTCGCGACGGGATCGGATTATGAGACTCTGGTTCAGAGTGGGGGTGATCAGTTGCAAGCTCCTAGCCTTACAGGCTCCGTGAGGAAATCGGTCCACTGGAGCCCTGAATTGGTGAGCGAATCTCATGCTTCTCGTAACAACAATAGCAATGACCATGTTTACTTTGACGGATCCAATCCCTACGTTTCTTCATCTCCTGCACAGTCCTCCTCTTCCTTTTCCTTCAAAG ATACGATGGGAACCGTGCGGGATGTGCTAGGAATATGGGGAAGAAAGATGGGAGAAGCTAGCAGGAAGGTTGAGGATCTCGCTGGGAACACATGGCAGCACT TGAAGACAGCACCTAGCTTTGCAGATGCTGCATTGGGAAGAATTGCTCAGGGAACAAAGGTCCTAGCAGAAGGTGGTTATGAGAAGATCTTTCGGCAGACGTTTGAAACAGTTCCTGAAGAGCTACTCCAAAACTCATATGCATGTTACTTATCAACATCAGCTGGTCCAGTTATGGGGATTTTATATATATCTACAGCCAAGCTCGCATTTTGTAGTGACAGTCCCCTTTCATATAAATCTGGTGGCCAAACTGAATGGAGCTATTATAAG GTGGTCATACCATTACATCAGCTTAAAGCTGTCAATCCTTCGTCAAGcagatcaaattctgcagagaaATACATTCAGATTATTTCTGTTGATAATCATGAATTTTGGTTCATGGGGTTCTTAAACTACGATGGTGCTGTGAGATATCTACAGGATGCTTTGCAATCCCATAATCTACAGTCAGTGTGA
- the LOC110651116 gene encoding uncharacterized protein LOC110651116 isoform X1 — MGSSPTAFGVARGVLVGSLAGFQSLHFGPFVSNSQLSIRRLSSTKPLLEQHRQTKLVMQNEIQYKPRILCLHGFRTSASILQKLIARWPETVLQKLDLHFLDGPFPAQGKSDVEGIFDPPYYEWYQSNQDFTEYRNFEECVAYMEDYMINHGPFDGLLGFSQGAFLSAAVPSMQAQGVAFTRVPKIKFLVIISGSKFGGYKFGQPKLAANAFSSPIECPSLHIIGEKDFLKPGGIDLLESFVNPVVIHHPKGHIIPRLDDISLNTMLCFIEHIQKIPSHD, encoded by the exons ATGGGATCGAGTCCGACTGCGTTTGGCGTTGCAAGGGGCGTTTTAGTGGGTTCGCTGGCAGGATTTCAGTCGCTTCATTTTGGCCCTTTTGTCTCCAACAGTCAACTCAGTATCAGGAGATTATCCTCCACCAAACCACTACTGGAGCAGCACAGACAAACTAAACTAGTGATGCAAAACGAAATCCAATACAAACCCAGAATTCTGTGCCTCCATGGCTTCAGGACCAGtgcttcaatcctgcaaaaattGATAGCTAGATGGCCTGAAACTGTGCTTCAAAAGCTCGACCTTCATTTCCTTGATGGCCCATTTCCTGCCCAAGGAAAATCTGATGTTGAAGGCATTTTTGATCCTCCTTACTatgagtggtatcagagcaatcag GACTTCACAGAGTACAGAAATTTTGAAGAATGTGTTGCTTATATGGAAGATTATATGATAAATCATGGTCCTTTTGACGGTTTGCTTGGCTTCTCCCAG GGAGCATTTCTATCAGCTGCTGTGCCCAGCATGCAAGCACAG GGAGTAGCTTTTACAAGGGTACCAAAGATAAAGTTTCTggtcataatttctgggtctaaGTTTGGAGGGTATAAGTTTGGCCAACCCAAGCTTGCTGCTAATGCATTTTCATCTCCCATTGAGTGTCCTTCTCTCCACATTATAG GGGAGAAGGACTTTTTGAAGCCAGGAGGAATTGATCTACTGGAATCATTTGTTAACCCTGTTGTGATTCATCACCCCAAGGGGCACATCATACCAAGACTTG ATGACATCAGCCTCAATACAATGCTTTGCTTCATTGAACATATTCAAAAGATTCCTTCACATGACTGA
- the LOC110651116 gene encoding dihydrofolate reductase isoform X4 produces the protein MGSSPTAFGVARGVLVGSLAGFQSLHFGPFVSNSQLSIRRLSSTKPLLEQHRQTKLVMQNEIQYKPRILCLHGFRTSASILQKLIARWPETVLQKLDLHFLDGPFPAQGKSDVEGIFDPPYYEWYQSNQDFTEYRNFEECVAYMEDYMINHGPFDGLLGFSQGAFLSAAVPSMQAQGVAFTRVPKIKFLVIISGSKFGGYKFGQPKLAANAFSSPIECPSLHIIGG, from the exons ATGGGATCGAGTCCGACTGCGTTTGGCGTTGCAAGGGGCGTTTTAGTGGGTTCGCTGGCAGGATTTCAGTCGCTTCATTTTGGCCCTTTTGTCTCCAACAGTCAACTCAGTATCAGGAGATTATCCTCCACCAAACCACTACTGGAGCAGCACAGACAAACTAAACTAGTGATGCAAAACGAAATCCAATACAAACCCAGAATTCTGTGCCTCCATGGCTTCAGGACCAGtgcttcaatcctgcaaaaattGATAGCTAGATGGCCTGAAACTGTGCTTCAAAAGCTCGACCTTCATTTCCTTGATGGCCCATTTCCTGCCCAAGGAAAATCTGATGTTGAAGGCATTTTTGATCCTCCTTACTatgagtggtatcagagcaatcag GACTTCACAGAGTACAGAAATTTTGAAGAATGTGTTGCTTATATGGAAGATTATATGATAAATCATGGTCCTTTTGACGGTTTGCTTGGCTTCTCCCAG GGAGCATTTCTATCAGCTGCTGTGCCCAGCATGCAAGCACAG GGAGTAGCTTTTACAAGGGTACCAAAGATAAAGTTTCTggtcataatttctgggtctaaGTTTGGAGGGTATAAGTTTGGCCAACCCAAGCTTGCTGCTAATGCATTTTCATCTCCCATTGAGTGTCCTTCTCTCCACATTATAG GAGGTTGA
- the LOC110651116 gene encoding uncharacterized protein LOC110651116 isoform X2 — translation MGSSPTAFGVARGVLVGSLAGFQSLHFGPFVSNSQLSIRRLSSTKPLLEQHRQTKLVMQNEIQYKPRILCLHGFRTSASILQKLIARWPETVLQKLDLHFLDGPFPAQGKSDVEGIFDPPYYEWYQSNQDFTEYRNFEECVAYMEDYMINHGPFDGLLGFSQGAFLSAAVPSMQAQGVAFTRVPKIKFLVIISGSKFGGYKFGQPKLAANAFSSPIECPSLHIIGDKTAVSLSSIF, via the exons ATGGGATCGAGTCCGACTGCGTTTGGCGTTGCAAGGGGCGTTTTAGTGGGTTCGCTGGCAGGATTTCAGTCGCTTCATTTTGGCCCTTTTGTCTCCAACAGTCAACTCAGTATCAGGAGATTATCCTCCACCAAACCACTACTGGAGCAGCACAGACAAACTAAACTAGTGATGCAAAACGAAATCCAATACAAACCCAGAATTCTGTGCCTCCATGGCTTCAGGACCAGtgcttcaatcctgcaaaaattGATAGCTAGATGGCCTGAAACTGTGCTTCAAAAGCTCGACCTTCATTTCCTTGATGGCCCATTTCCTGCCCAAGGAAAATCTGATGTTGAAGGCATTTTTGATCCTCCTTACTatgagtggtatcagagcaatcag GACTTCACAGAGTACAGAAATTTTGAAGAATGTGTTGCTTATATGGAAGATTATATGATAAATCATGGTCCTTTTGACGGTTTGCTTGGCTTCTCCCAG GGAGCATTTCTATCAGCTGCTGTGCCCAGCATGCAAGCACAG GGAGTAGCTTTTACAAGGGTACCAAAGATAAAGTTTCTggtcataatttctgggtctaaGTTTGGAGGGTATAAGTTTGGCCAACCCAAGCTTGCTGCTAATGCATTTTCATCTCCCATTGAGTGTCCTTCTCTCCACATTATAG GCGACAAAACTGCAGTGTCATTGTCATCCATTTTCTAA